One Leclercia pneumoniae genomic region harbors:
- the ubiD gene encoding 4-hydroxy-3-polyprenylbenzoate decarboxylase, whose translation MNCMKYNDLRDFLALLEKQGELKRITLPVDPYLEMTEIADRTLRAGGPALLFENPKGYDMPVLCNLFGTPKRVAMGMGQEDVSALREVGKLLAFLKEPEPPKGFRDLFDKLPQFKQVLNMPTKRLRGAPCQQKVLEGDAVDLTRIPIMQCWPEDAAPLITWGLTVSRGPHKERQNLGIYRQQLIGKNKLIMRWLSHRGGALDFQEWCEAHPGERFPVSVALGADPATILGAVTPVPDTLSEYAFAGLLRGTKTEVVKCISNDLEVPASAEIVLEGYIEPGEMAPEGPYGDHTGYYNEIDHFPVFTVTHITQREDAIYHSTYTGRPPDEPAVLGVALNEVFVPILQKQFPEIVDFYLPPEGCSYRLAVVTIKKQYAGHAKRVMMGVWSFLRQFMYTKFVIVCDDDVNARDWNDVIWAITTRMDPARDTVLVENTPIDYLDFASPVSGLGSKMGLDATNKWPGETQREWGRPIKKDPEVTARIDAIWDELAIMNNGSHESDR comes from the coding sequence ATTAACTGCATGAAATACAACGATCTACGCGACTTCCTGGCGCTGCTGGAAAAGCAGGGCGAACTCAAACGTATTACGCTTCCTGTTGATCCGTATCTGGAAATGACAGAAATTGCCGACCGCACCCTGCGTGCTGGTGGCCCGGCGCTATTGTTCGAAAACCCGAAAGGCTATGACATGCCTGTGCTGTGTAACCTTTTTGGGACGCCAAAGCGCGTGGCGATGGGCATGGGGCAAGAGGATGTCAGCGCGTTGCGTGAAGTGGGTAAATTGCTGGCCTTCTTAAAAGAGCCAGAGCCGCCGAAAGGTTTTCGCGACCTTTTCGACAAGCTGCCGCAGTTTAAGCAAGTATTAAACATGCCAACCAAACGGCTGCGTGGCGCCCCCTGCCAGCAGAAAGTCCTCGAAGGCGATGCGGTTGACCTGACGCGTATTCCTATCATGCAGTGCTGGCCAGAAGATGCCGCTCCGCTGATCACCTGGGGTCTGACGGTTTCTCGCGGCCCGCATAAAGAACGCCAGAATCTGGGGATTTATCGCCAGCAGTTAATCGGTAAAAATAAACTCATTATGCGCTGGCTGTCGCATCGCGGCGGCGCGCTGGATTTCCAGGAGTGGTGCGAGGCCCATCCGGGTGAACGATTCCCGGTCTCGGTGGCGCTGGGTGCGGATCCAGCTACCATTCTCGGTGCGGTGACGCCAGTTCCTGATACGTTATCTGAATATGCGTTTGCGGGCCTGTTGCGCGGTACCAAAACCGAAGTGGTAAAGTGTATTTCCAACGATCTCGAAGTCCCCGCCAGCGCTGAAATTGTGCTGGAAGGTTACATCGAGCCGGGGGAGATGGCCCCTGAAGGGCCCTACGGGGACCATACGGGTTATTACAACGAAATCGATCATTTCCCGGTATTTACCGTTACGCACATTACCCAGCGTGAAGATGCGATTTATCACTCGACCTATACCGGCCGCCCACCGGATGAACCGGCGGTACTGGGAGTGGCATTAAACGAAGTCTTTGTGCCGATCCTGCAAAAGCAGTTCCCGGAAATTGTCGATTTTTATCTACCGCCTGAAGGCTGCTCGTATCGCCTGGCCGTAGTAACCATTAAGAAGCAGTATGCGGGTCACGCTAAACGGGTGATGATGGGCGTATGGTCTTTCCTGCGCCAGTTTATGTATACCAAGTTTGTGATCGTCTGCGATGATGACGTCAACGCCCGCGACTGGAATGACGTGATCTGGGCCATTACGACCCGTATGGATCCGGCGCGCGATACCGTGTTAGTGGAAAACACGCCAATTGATTACCTGGACTTTGCCTCGCCGGTTTCCGGCCTTGGCTCAAAAATGGGACTGGATGCCACAAATAAATGGCCCGGCGAAACCCAGCGTGAATGGGGTCGACCGATTAAAAAGGATCCTG